One genomic region from Thermomicrobiales bacterium encodes:
- a CDS encoding GNAT family N-acetyltransferase: MEIPNGFSIRRPDLSDAEVIAALINARSRSEIGVDLTDTDEVLRELGDPTRNRSDDNWLIIAEDGTLAAQLQLYEYPPFTTFGFDGDVHPAHTDRGLGRYLLETIEARARREAHRAPAGEQVLLQTRVSSVATSAQALLSSVGYAHTRNWRRMEIDATIAPEQTRAVDGITIRTLTRGVDERPLWETMEAAFADHWGYAPMPFEEFMYYEIDGVSDFDPALFFLAMDGDQIAGAATCHPSRGGDTTLGWIGGLGVRREWRGRGIGRQLLLTAFGEFHRRGHSRVGLHVDGSSLTGADRLYERAGMHEVRHDYIFEKVLRPAANPEREDEKSQRAESSK; the protein is encoded by the coding sequence ATGGAGATTCCCAATGGCTTCTCGATTCGACGGCCAGACCTGAGTGACGCCGAGGTGATCGCGGCGCTGATCAATGCACGCTCGCGGTCGGAGATCGGCGTCGACCTGACCGACACCGATGAGGTCTTGCGCGAGCTGGGCGATCCGACCCGGAACCGGAGCGACGATAACTGGCTCATCATCGCGGAAGACGGCACGCTCGCTGCCCAGCTCCAGCTCTATGAATATCCGCCGTTTACCACCTTCGGGTTCGATGGCGATGTCCATCCGGCCCACACCGACAGGGGCCTCGGCAGGTACTTGCTGGAGACGATTGAGGCGCGCGCCCGCCGCGAAGCGCATCGCGCTCCTGCCGGTGAGCAGGTGCTGCTCCAGACGCGCGTCAGCTCGGTGGCGACCAGCGCGCAGGCACTCTTGTCGTCGGTCGGCTACGCGCACACACGCAACTGGCGGCGCATGGAGATCGACGCGACGATCGCGCCTGAACAGACGCGCGCTGTCGACGGCATCACCATCCGCACGCTGACCCGCGGCGTTGATGAACGACCGCTCTGGGAGACGATGGAAGCAGCATTTGCCGACCACTGGGGGTACGCGCCGATGCCGTTCGAGGAGTTCATGTACTACGAGATTGACGGCGTCAGCGATTTCGACCCGGCGCTCTTCTTCCTCGCCATGGACGGCGATCAGATTGCCGGCGCTGCAACCTGCCACCCGTCGCGCGGCGGCGACACGACACTCGGCTGGATCGGCGGCCTCGGTGTGCGTCGTGAATGGCGCGGGCGAGGTATTGGTCGGCAGCTCCTGCTGACTGCATTTGGCGAGTTTCATCGGCGCGGCCACAGCCGGGTCGGCCTGCATGTCGACGGCAGTAGCCTGACCGGAGCCGACCGCCTGTATGAGCGCGCCGGTATGCACGAGGTGCGGCACGACTACATCTTTGAAAAGGTCCTGCGCCCTGCTGCCAACCCCGAGCGCGAAGACGAGAAATCTCAACGTGCCGAAAGCAGCAAATGA
- a CDS encoding septum formation initiator family protein: MTRRGGSLGELLDQQRNRIAIILILLVGVYFMVAFGEQAWRARQLQAEEASLGSAIAKIERDNAALQAELDAYSSNAYTAYVEARARRDLNLANPGETVLLVHWQDPPPATGSSPEQPKTEASKPNWQRWFNIFAGD; this comes from the coding sequence ATGACGCGGCGTGGCGGATCGCTCGGAGAGCTGCTCGATCAGCAGCGCAACCGAATCGCCATCATCCTGATCCTGCTTGTCGGGGTCTACTTCATGGTTGCGTTCGGCGAGCAGGCTTGGCGTGCGCGCCAATTGCAGGCCGAGGAAGCGAGCCTCGGTTCGGCAATCGCCAAAATCGAGCGCGACAACGCCGCGCTTCAGGCCGAGCTGGACGCATACTCCAGCAACGCATATACCGCCTACGTCGAGGCGCGCGCTCGACGCGACCTTAACCTCGCCAATCCGGGCGAAACGGTCTTGCTCGTCCACTGGCAGGACCCACCTCCTGCGACCGGCTCGTCGCCCGAGCAGCCGAAGACCGAGGCCAGTAAGCCGAATTGGCAGCGCTGGTTCAACATCTTCGCCGGGGACTAG
- the dnaX gene encoding DNA polymerase III subunit gamma/tau has product MLPASDADAQGPGQTQSLYRKYRPINFESDELVGQSHVSDTLRNAIARGRVAHAYLFCGPRGTGKTSTARLLAKAVNCLDPDPLRRPCNVCEACRAINEGRATDIIEIDAASNRGIDDMKALRETVRYAPSQLRHKFYIIDEAHQITRDGFNAFLKTLEEPPANTTFVLATTDPDKLPDTIASRCQRFDFRRIPREPMAEHIRAICAKEGLEIDDDAVDLVVRRATGSLRDALSLVDLLATAAASTESGRIDAELTRKMLGISTDGWELDLAKALADRDVKAGLQVVASAADSGQDMRSFARHIGDVLRLLLLVRAGADPVEATDNIRELAARFELADLLRINERFSELDFKVRTAGFAQLPIELAVVGALVEQPAIIHVAPQAEPQRTQRPAPQRPAAQPPTSWGAPPAERPAPPPRQQDPASEQRTQRPPAAKRPAASATGTGPIADVLSQWDRIRSEIKAMNGKIEALLRESDPESVVDGTLHLIAPYSFHVNRLNEPAARDVIEAAVERVMGTRYHVEVSLREGRELPDSPAPTPVRASSFGSPPESAPPATAAAAPDEAVDQPPANDQYRVNRAKSIFDATEVDPDELTNLR; this is encoded by the coding sequence ATGCTGCCCGCATCAGATGCTGACGCGCAGGGCCCCGGCCAGACGCAGTCGCTCTACCGAAAATACCGGCCGATAAACTTCGAGAGCGACGAGCTCGTCGGACAGAGCCACGTCAGCGACACGCTGCGCAACGCGATTGCGCGCGGACGTGTCGCCCATGCCTACCTGTTCTGCGGGCCGCGCGGCACCGGCAAGACCTCGACGGCGCGCCTGCTGGCCAAGGCGGTGAACTGTCTCGATCCGGATCCGCTGCGCCGACCCTGCAATGTGTGCGAGGCGTGCCGGGCGATCAACGAGGGGCGTGCGACTGACATCATCGAGATCGACGCGGCGTCGAACCGCGGCATTGATGATATGAAGGCTCTCCGCGAGACGGTGCGCTATGCGCCGTCCCAATTGCGCCACAAGTTCTACATCATCGACGAGGCGCACCAGATCACCCGCGACGGCTTCAACGCGTTCCTCAAGACACTGGAAGAGCCACCCGCCAACACGACGTTTGTCCTGGCGACGACCGACCCGGACAAACTGCCGGACACTATCGCGTCGCGCTGCCAGCGCTTCGATTTCCGCCGCATTCCGCGCGAACCGATGGCCGAGCACATCCGCGCAATCTGCGCGAAGGAGGGGCTGGAGATCGACGATGACGCTGTCGATCTCGTCGTCCGCCGCGCAACCGGCAGCCTGCGTGACGCGCTGAGCCTGGTCGATCTGCTGGCGACCGCCGCTGCCTCAACCGAGTCCGGCCGCATTGATGCCGAGCTGACGCGCAAGATGCTGGGCATCTCGACCGATGGTTGGGAGCTTGACCTGGCGAAGGCGCTCGCCGATCGCGATGTCAAGGCCGGTCTGCAGGTCGTCGCCAGCGCAGCCGACTCCGGACAGGACATGCGCTCGTTCGCGCGCCACATCGGCGACGTGCTGCGCCTGCTGCTGCTGGTCCGTGCCGGGGCCGATCCGGTCGAGGCGACTGACAACATCCGCGAGCTGGCAGCCAGGTTCGAGCTGGCCGACCTGTTGCGGATCAACGAGCGCTTCAGTGAGCTGGATTTCAAGGTTCGCACCGCCGGCTTCGCCCAGTTGCCGATCGAGCTGGCCGTCGTCGGCGCACTCGTCGAGCAGCCGGCGATCATTCATGTCGCACCGCAGGCCGAGCCGCAGCGCACGCAGCGACCTGCCCCACAGCGCCCAGCTGCACAGCCGCCGACAAGCTGGGGAGCGCCGCCGGCTGAGCGACCAGCACCACCGCCGCGCCAGCAAGACCCGGCTTCCGAGCAGCGCACGCAGCGACCGCCAGCCGCGAAACGCCCCGCCGCAAGCGCTACGGGCACGGGTCCGATCGCTGATGTTCTCTCACAGTGGGATCGCATTCGGTCCGAGATCAAAGCGATGAATGGCAAGATCGAGGCGTTGCTGCGCGAGAGTGACCCGGAGAGCGTCGTCGACGGCACGCTGCACCTCATCGCGCCGTACTCATTCCACGTCAACAGGCTGAACGAGCCGGCCGCGCGCGATGTCATCGAGGCAGCCGTCGAGCGAGTGATGGGCACGCGCTACCACGTTGAAGTTTCGCTCAGAGAAGGCCGTGAGCTGCCGGACTCACCTGCACCAACGCCGGTCCGTGCTTCGTCGTTCGGCAGCCCGCCTGAGTCAGCGCCGCCCGCGACTGCTGCCGCAGCCCCGGACGAAGCGGTCGATCAGCCACCAGCAAACGATCAGTACCGCGTGAATCGAGCCAAGTCCATCTTCGACGCGACTGAGGTCGATCCAGACGAGCTGACGAACCTGCGGTAA
- the gatC gene encoding Asp-tRNA(Asn)/Glu-tRNA(Gln) amidotransferase subunit GatC, translating into MKLDRETVEHIAMLARIGLSEEEIELMREQLSSILDHIASLQDVDTDDIPPTAQVIQLQNVMRDDVVQPSLSRDAVLANAPASEDGYLKVNAVLDQS; encoded by the coding sequence GTGAAACTTGACCGCGAAACTGTTGAGCACATCGCTATGCTCGCACGTATCGGCCTCTCCGAGGAGGAGATCGAGCTTATGCGTGAGCAGCTCTCCAGCATCCTCGACCATATCGCTTCCCTGCAGGACGTCGACACCGACGATATCCCGCCGACTGCCCAGGTGATCCAGCTACAGAACGTCATGCGCGATGATGTCGTTCAGCCATCGCTCTCGCGCGACGCTGTCCTCGCCAATGCGCCAGCCAGCGAAGACGGCTATCTGAAGGTCAACGCCGTCCTCGATCAATCCTGA
- a CDS encoding dipeptidase, with product MTLTPEQIEQANKGFHPLIEEDHPYIFIDSCMQVWPDADFPNAHRHGVTAYMLTVWDPHASAEQAMEDAMFWHLVARRNPNIIVAETADDIRQAKADGKAAFVLAAQGGDFIGNRLHRIEAFWKLGLRMMLPAYNTTNLICDGALDRTSSGLTRFGELVVDECNRVGVLLDCTHIGKRASLDILERSTKPVVFSHSNPNGIVPNPRNIDDDQIMAAVATGGMVGLAPWGPLVMKPDTTHWPTVDDFIDHVDYLSNLIGNTDHIGVGTDMSLGTYPDHWHDPWGEPEYPDVSGRYGELITTNVRSPMRALDGWWNYPQVTNFIDRLLARGYSDDDVRKILGENYLRVFEQVWG from the coding sequence ATGACACTGACCCCTGAACAGATTGAACAGGCGAACAAAGGCTTTCACCCGCTGATCGAAGAAGATCACCCCTACATCTTCATCGACTCATGTATGCAGGTCTGGCCCGATGCCGACTTTCCCAATGCCCATCGCCACGGCGTGACGGCCTACATGCTCACTGTCTGGGATCCGCACGCCTCCGCCGAACAGGCGATGGAAGACGCCATGTTCTGGCATCTCGTCGCACGGCGCAACCCTAACATCATCGTCGCCGAGACAGCCGATGACATTCGGCAGGCGAAAGCAGACGGCAAGGCTGCGTTCGTGTTGGCGGCCCAGGGTGGCGACTTCATCGGCAACCGGCTGCATCGCATCGAGGCGTTCTGGAAGCTCGGCCTGCGCATGATGCTGCCGGCCTACAACACGACCAACCTCATCTGCGATGGCGCTCTGGATCGCACATCGAGCGGCCTCACCCGCTTCGGCGAGCTCGTCGTCGACGAATGCAACCGCGTCGGTGTTCTGCTCGATTGCACGCACATCGGCAAGCGCGCGTCGCTCGATATTCTGGAGCGTTCGACCAAGCCGGTCGTCTTCTCACACTCCAACCCCAACGGCATCGTCCCGAACCCACGCAACATCGACGACGACCAGATCATGGCCGCCGTCGCGACCGGCGGCATGGTTGGGCTGGCTCCGTGGGGCCCACTGGTCATGAAGCCGGACACGACCCACTGGCCGACTGTCGACGACTTCATCGACCACGTCGATTACCTGTCCAACCTGATTGGCAACACCGACCACATCGGCGTCGGCACCGACATGTCGCTGGGCACCTATCCCGACCACTGGCACGATCCGTGGGGCGAGCCGGAGTACCCGGACGTTTCCGGCCGCTACGGCGAGTTGATCACGACCAATGTCCGCTCACCAATGCGCGCGCTCGACGGCTGGTGGAATTACCCGCAGGTCACCAATTTCATCGACCGGCTGCTGGCACGCGGCTACTCCGACGATGACGTCCGCAAGATCCTTGGCGAAAACTACCTGCGCGTGTTCGAGCAGGTCTGGGGGTAA
- a CDS encoding sulfite exporter TauE/SafE family protein — MAIVAIAGVIFGMTGFGFALLSVPPLLLIYEPNTVVALMICITIATSGIVMISGRNVLDWRLVLTLLPGAIVGLAVGTRILQDVDPTMLKIVAGTFVAAYSIALLAGFQPVGGRNPAVVAAASLASGALATSTGLSGPPIVMLLSARQLEKNAFRSTVTTYFVAIAFASLPLLLLSGAVGESDVVTSLWLSPAAIVGTFTGNRLVRKMNAAAFRKLTLVLLLVTGLMGIITAVVALL; from the coding sequence ATGGCAATTGTGGCCATAGCCGGCGTGATTTTCGGGATGACCGGGTTTGGCTTTGCGCTCCTCAGCGTTCCACCGCTCCTGCTGATCTATGAGCCGAATACGGTTGTGGCGCTGATGATCTGCATCACGATCGCGACGAGCGGCATCGTGATGATCAGCGGTCGGAACGTGCTGGATTGGCGGCTGGTGCTCACGCTGCTGCCCGGTGCGATCGTCGGACTGGCGGTCGGCACGCGCATTCTGCAGGATGTCGATCCGACCATGCTCAAGATCGTCGCCGGTACGTTCGTCGCGGCGTATTCGATCGCGCTGCTGGCCGGGTTCCAACCGGTTGGTGGGCGCAATCCGGCAGTCGTCGCCGCCGCTAGCCTGGCGAGCGGTGCATTGGCGACCTCGACCGGCCTGTCCGGCCCGCCGATTGTGATGCTGCTGTCTGCGCGGCAGTTGGAGAAGAATGCATTTCGCTCGACGGTCACGACCTACTTCGTCGCGATCGCTTTCGCCAGCCTGCCGCTGCTGCTGTTGAGTGGCGCGGTCGGCGAGAGCGATGTTGTGACGTCGTTGTGGCTCTCGCCGGCGGCGATCGTTGGGACCTTCACCGGTAACCGTCTCGTGCGAAAGATGAACGCGGCTGCGTTCCGCAAGCTGACACTCGTGCTGCTGCTCGTCACTGGGTTGATGGGCATCATCACTGCGGTTGTGGCGCTGTTGTGA
- a CDS encoding FAD-dependent oxidoreductase, producing the protein MQQTSGDRPFDVVIVGAGPAGCVLASRLTEDPQRRVLLVEAGPDYGPDPTQWPPELLYPYETEWQLHTWGYHNAPTAENQTVGHALPRARVFGGSSAINACLWFRGSRIDYDSWRDMGNPGWGWDDLFPRFLRSESDGEGDAGWHGHDGPVHVFREPFDRLGASHVRLIESARELGYAWLDDLNGAGTDVQIPSIGRAPKNIDTGYRLNGALTYLARARDRENLTLIPETLVDRVLVEDGRATGVLTADGAVLQGTEIIVCGGAYASPGILLRSGIGPAEYLHELDIPLVRDLPGVGEHLLDHPYISPYTSGLTMWPIKAGQQTNRQAFVQVVMRARSNQVNEEIDLHLYPREVEDAATGQWMFGFGISLMYARSKGRVRLTGTDPDATLDIDHRWFSDPDGLDIEAMIDGVQIAYQLATTPPLADMIEMPEEQRHIAHDRDAIRDVLRREASTTFHPSSTCRMGPADDPTAVVDAEGRVHGLSGLRVVDASIFPWGPRCNLHSPVIAVAEKISDGMRQGN; encoded by the coding sequence ATGCAGCAGACGAGCGGTGACCGACCGTTCGATGTCGTGATCGTTGGCGCGGGGCCGGCTGGGTGTGTCCTCGCGTCGCGGCTGACCGAAGACCCGCAGCGCCGCGTGCTGCTCGTGGAGGCCGGCCCGGACTACGGACCGGATCCGACGCAGTGGCCGCCCGAGCTCCTCTATCCCTACGAGACTGAGTGGCAACTGCACACGTGGGGCTATCACAACGCGCCGACTGCAGAGAACCAGACGGTTGGGCACGCGCTGCCGCGCGCGCGCGTATTCGGCGGCTCGTCCGCGATCAACGCCTGTCTCTGGTTCCGCGGCTCACGGATCGACTACGACAGCTGGCGCGATATGGGCAACCCCGGTTGGGGCTGGGACGACCTGTTCCCGAGGTTCCTGCGTAGCGAGTCGGACGGCGAAGGCGATGCAGGCTGGCATGGTCACGACGGACCGGTCCATGTGTTCCGCGAGCCGTTCGACCGCCTTGGCGCGTCGCACGTGCGCTTGATCGAATCGGCGCGTGAGCTTGGCTACGCCTGGCTCGATGACCTGAATGGCGCGGGCACCGACGTGCAGATTCCCTCGATCGGTCGTGCGCCAAAGAACATCGACACCGGCTACCGGCTGAATGGTGCCCTGACCTATCTCGCTCGGGCGCGGGATCGCGAGAACCTGACGCTCATTCCGGAGACGCTTGTGGATCGCGTCCTCGTGGAGGATGGACGCGCGACTGGCGTGCTCACTGCCGATGGCGCGGTCCTGCAGGGGACGGAAATCATCGTCTGCGGTGGCGCGTACGCGTCGCCGGGTATCCTGCTCCGCTCCGGGATCGGGCCAGCCGAGTACCTGCACGAGCTGGACATCCCGCTCGTCCGCGACTTGCCGGGCGTCGGCGAGCACCTGCTGGATCACCCCTATATCTCGCCGTACACCAGCGGTCTGACGATGTGGCCGATCAAGGCTGGGCAGCAGACGAACCGGCAGGCGTTCGTCCAGGTCGTCATGCGGGCGCGCTCGAATCAGGTGAACGAGGAGATCGACCTGCATCTCTATCCTCGTGAGGTCGAAGATGCCGCAACCGGGCAGTGGATGTTCGGCTTCGGCATTTCACTGATGTATGCGCGCTCGAAGGGTCGGGTGCGGCTGACGGGCACCGACCCGGACGCGACGCTCGACATCGACCATCGTTGGTTCAGCGATCCGGACGGACTCGACATCGAGGCAATGATCGACGGTGTCCAGATCGCCTACCAGCTGGCGACGACACCACCATTAGCCGACATGATCGAGATGCCGGAGGAGCAGCGCCACATCGCGCACGACCGCGACGCGATCCGCGACGTGTTGCGGCGCGAGGCAAGCACGACTTTCCATCCATCCAGCACTTGCCGGATGGGACCAGCCGATGATCCGACCGCGGTCGTCGATGCCGAAGGAAGAGTCCATGGGCTGAGTGGACTTCGGGTTGTCGATGCGTCGATTTTTCCCTGGGGGCCGCGCTGCAATCTGCATTCGCCGGTCATCGCGGTGGCAGAGAAGATCTCGGATGGCATGCGGCAGGGCAACTGA
- a CDS encoding ABC transporter substrate-binding protein — MSDLTGQQINDKIYANWQRFYREGRIDRRTLMRAMMVWAGAGSVAGLLAACGGDDDDGDSGDGGTTGGGAATSAPAEATDAPAEATEGESEGSTDTGGEGGTLRVILDQSDLPTMDPHMHNLRTGIIAFYHTHDNLGERNAETNLIEPWLAESWENIEPTVWEMKLRQDVKFHNGDDFTAATVKWNWDRIINPDQKSPQLGNHAQIESVDIVDDYTVHVNTKEPYPIFVERLQNFQMIPEKLAQEKGDEWLAENAVGSGPYKFVEWKHGQELVLTRNDDYWNPDVKPAYKDLILRFVPGVPTQLAELLAGNVDIVRVVPFDQMKAVENSGVATPITQAILRVGITRLDAMGRSGPNPFQDVKVRHAANHACDIQGYIDSLQPGGDRTPAMLNPMHFGFDPSIEPHEYDPDKAKQLLTEAGYPDGIDVKWVRGPSSMPNQDQVDQAMQRDLAAVGIRVEFETLSDGNVFTTRHNEGNAGPMCSYNWGSYSVFDADGIYWDMLHSDSIFTYYNNPDLDALLDEGRSSLDQDHRKEIYSQAQRIVRDEAPVIFMWGFHSVWGVSNTVDWKPRADEIDMYFTATPKA; from the coding sequence GTGAGCGACCTGACTGGCCAGCAGATCAACGACAAAATCTATGCGAACTGGCAGCGCTTCTATCGCGAGGGCAGAATCGACCGACGCACATTGATGAGGGCCATGATGGTCTGGGCTGGCGCGGGCTCGGTCGCTGGCTTGCTGGCAGCTTGCGGTGGCGATGATGATGACGGTGATTCCGGCGACGGCGGCACGACCGGCGGTGGCGCCGCAACCAGTGCTCCCGCGGAAGCGACAGATGCGCCGGCTGAGGCGACAGAAGGCGAGAGCGAAGGCAGCACCGACACTGGCGGTGAGGGCGGGACACTCCGCGTCATCCTCGACCAGTCCGACCTGCCGACGATGGATCCGCACATGCACAACCTGCGTACCGGAATCATCGCCTTCTATCACACCCACGACAACCTCGGAGAGCGCAACGCGGAAACGAACCTGATCGAGCCGTGGCTGGCCGAGAGCTGGGAGAACATCGAGCCAACTGTCTGGGAGATGAAGCTCCGTCAGGATGTGAAGTTCCATAACGGTGACGATTTCACCGCCGCAACGGTCAAGTGGAACTGGGATCGCATCATCAACCCCGACCAGAAGAGCCCGCAACTTGGCAACCATGCCCAGATCGAAAGCGTCGACATCGTCGATGATTACACCGTCCACGTAAACACGAAGGAGCCCTATCCGATCTTCGTTGAGCGCCTGCAGAACTTCCAGATGATCCCCGAGAAGCTGGCGCAGGAGAAGGGCGATGAGTGGCTGGCGGAGAACGCTGTCGGCTCTGGCCCGTACAAGTTTGTCGAGTGGAAGCACGGCCAGGAGCTTGTTCTCACGCGCAACGACGACTACTGGAATCCGGATGTCAAGCCCGCATACAAAGATCTGATCCTGCGCTTCGTTCCAGGCGTGCCGACACAGCTTGCTGAGCTCTTGGCCGGCAACGTCGACATCGTTCGCGTCGTCCCGTTCGACCAGATGAAGGCGGTCGAGAATTCGGGTGTCGCGACGCCGATCACGCAAGCGATCCTGCGTGTTGGCATTACCCGCCTGGACGCGATGGGGCGCTCTGGTCCGAACCCATTCCAGGATGTGAAGGTCCGTCACGCCGCGAACCATGCCTGCGATATCCAGGGCTACATTGATTCGCTGCAGCCGGGCGGTGATCGCACGCCGGCCATGCTGAATCCGATGCACTTCGGCTTCGATCCATCAATCGAGCCGCACGAATACGATCCGGACAAGGCCAAGCAGCTGCTGACAGAAGCCGGGTACCCGGATGGCATTGATGTGAAGTGGGTGCGTGGGCCGTCCTCGATGCCGAACCAGGATCAGGTCGATCAGGCGATGCAGCGCGATCTCGCCGCCGTCGGCATCCGCGTCGAGTTCGAGACACTCAGCGACGGCAACGTCTTCACGACCCGCCACAACGAAGGCAACGCCGGGCCGATGTGCTCCTACAACTGGGGCTCGTACTCGGTGTTCGATGCTGACGGCATCTACTGGGACATGCTGCACAGCGACTCGATCTTCACCTACTACAACAACCCGGATCTGGATGCGTTGCTCGATGAGGGCCGCAGTTCACTCGATCAGGATCATCGCAAGGAGATCTACTCGCAGGCGCAGCGCATCGTCCGCGACGAAGCGCCAGTGATCTTCATGTGGGGGTTCCACTCGGTCTGGGGCGTCAGCAACACGGTCGACTGGAAGCCCCGGGCGGACGAGATTGACATGTACTTCACCGCCACGCCAAAGGCGTAA
- the gatA gene encoding Asp-tRNA(Asn)/Glu-tRNA(Gln) amidotransferase subunit GatA, which produces MTDLTRLTIAEARRKLDAREISATELTEAHIQHIEQVDPAIHAFITPMFEQARKMANGADAMIERGEATALTGIPIGLKDILCTTDAPTTAASKMLANYQSPFDAAVVERMRSQGAVFVGKLNTDEFAMGSSTENSAFFTTRNPWDTERVPGGSSGGSAAAVASGMALATLGSDTGGSIRQPAGFCGVVGLKPTYGRVSRWGLMAFASSLDQIGPFTRSVEDAALVLGAIAGHDPRDSTSVPVDVPDFRAALTGDVRGLKVGIASEFRDVEGMEPGVAAACEAAYAELERLGAELVPISLPFSKYAMPTYYITAPAEASANLARFDGVKYGLSIDGGNVIDSYLRTRGEGFGLEVKRRIMLGTYALASGYYDAYYVKAQKVRTLIKRDFDRAFEDVDVILAPTSPTVAFRIGERTDDPIQMYLSDIFTIPANMAGLPGIAIPCGFSDEMPVSLQVIGRAFGEADILRVAHAYESATSWPTMPDAVTPNGTAR; this is translated from the coding sequence ATGACGGACCTGACGAGACTGACCATCGCCGAAGCGCGGCGCAAACTGGATGCGCGCGAGATCAGCGCAACGGAGCTGACCGAAGCACACATTCAGCACATCGAGCAGGTCGATCCAGCGATCCACGCGTTCATCACGCCGATGTTCGAGCAGGCCCGCAAGATGGCGAACGGTGCGGACGCGATGATCGAGCGCGGTGAGGCGACGGCGCTCACCGGCATTCCGATCGGGCTCAAGGACATCCTCTGCACGACCGACGCGCCCACCACGGCAGCTTCGAAGATGCTCGCAAACTACCAGTCGCCGTTCGACGCCGCCGTCGTCGAGCGGATGCGCTCGCAGGGCGCGGTTTTCGTCGGCAAGCTCAACACCGACGAATTCGCAATGGGCTCGTCAACCGAGAACTCGGCCTTCTTCACGACGCGGAACCCGTGGGACACCGAGCGCGTCCCCGGCGGATCCAGCGGTGGGTCGGCGGCGGCGGTCGCGTCCGGCATGGCGCTGGCGACGCTCGGCTCGGACACAGGCGGCAGCATTCGCCAGCCGGCCGGCTTCTGCGGCGTCGTCGGCTTGAAGCCGACCTATGGCCGCGTGTCGCGCTGGGGACTGATGGCATTCGCGTCTTCGCTGGACCAGATCGGCCCGTTCACACGCTCAGTCGAGGACGCCGCGCTCGTGCTCGGTGCAATTGCCGGACACGACCCGCGCGACTCGACATCCGTGCCGGTCGACGTGCCCGACTTTCGCGCAGCTCTCACCGGCGATGTCCGCGGATTGAAGGTCGGCATTGCATCCGAGTTCCGCGATGTTGAGGGTATGGAGCCGGGCGTTGCGGCTGCCTGCGAGGCGGCCTACGCCGAACTGGAGCGGCTCGGTGCCGAGCTGGTGCCGATCTCCCTGCCCTTCTCCAAGTACGCGATGCCGACCTACTACATCACTGCCCCGGCCGAAGCAAGCGCCAACCTGGCCCGCTTCGATGGCGTCAAGTATGGGCTCAGCATCGACGGCGGCAACGTCATCGATTCGTATCTGCGCACACGCGGCGAGGGCTTCGGCCTGGAGGTCAAGCGCCGGATCATGCTCGGGACCTATGCGCTGGCGTCCGGCTATTACGATGCCTATTACGTCAAGGCGCAGAAGGTTCGCACACTGATCAAGCGCGACTTCGACCGCGCGTTCGAGGACGTCGACGTGATCCTCGCGCCAACCTCGCCAACGGTCGCGTTCCGCATCGGAGAGCGCACTGACGATCCGATCCAGATGTATCTGTCCGACATCTTCACAATCCCGGCCAACATGGCCGGCCTGCCCGGCATCGCCATTCCGTGCGGCTTCTCCGACGAGATGCCGGTTTCGCTACAGGTCATCGGACGCGCGTTCGGGGAGGCGGACATCCTCCGCGTCGCCCACGCCTACGAGTCGGCGACAAGCTGGCCGACGATGCCGGACGCCGTCACGCCGAACGGCACTGCGCGATGA